The following DNA comes from Vanessa tameamea isolate UH-Manoa-2023 chromosome 23, ilVanTame1 primary haplotype, whole genome shotgun sequence.
gacagagttactttcgcgtttataacattaatatagatttaaagaGTACGTCCGAGATTATTTTCAGCACATGCTCAAAACATTGAACCAGTTTTAGCAGGATTACAAATAGAATACTAATTGTTAATAAAGTCAACGCAACCTATACACACGCTTTaatgtatttactatttttgtctAAAAATTATGGAATATCAACACGAACTTAACAAGAGAACCATTCTTCGGAACAAGAATGGCAGCAGATTCACGAACAAGTAAATGTAAAACACCAAGTAATCACTGTCGACTAATCGGAGCTGGATGTTTGTCAaatgtacaaaatgtattttttttttaaatactatgttTCATACGATCTCgactgtttatattatatactaactatTTTTAgccgaaataaattatatttattaaaaaaatattttattttagaaccaATAATAGGGTTCCTCTATATTAATACTATACATAtcgagatttaataaaaaactaacggATAAGGAAAAAACcggataattattttactacaaTTTTACGCAATATCATTTTAAGGATCAGTGACACTGTGTTACAATATGATCAAACAATGTACAATTTCGATACTGGaaattcgaaataataaaaagtttttggtgGTCCTTTGGATTACTCTTCTTTAACAAGACAACGGTGCAACGGATAGACGTAATGTTATGCCTAGATATAGACCAAAGGAGGCATAGCTGCTATTGTTAATCCTTATATCCCAGTAAAATGCATTGAAGCTAATCCTAAAATGAGACTTGCCATAAAACTTAccttaagtattattaattatacagtaAGATATGGCGAACTGAAACGCTTACAAAATGAGCGAAAAAAACAGCTCACAATGTGTTATGACTCTGATGAATCGATCACTTAGCGTAACGTGACTATGGTGCCATTTTTCGCTAAATAACCGTTTTATTTCTTCAAttcaatgatataaatttataaacaattctcACAAAGTTTCAAGATCTCGTTGATCATCCAACCGTCGAGActaattaagaattataataactCAGACACGGGTTTCTTATTGTTAAGATAACAAGGTATATTTTTTCGAGAATATCACATAATTATGTTGATGAGATAATTGTtgtagagaaaaataaaattatatggctGTTTAATCATCACAACGAGTTAAtactttgataatttattttatcatcagtCATCAGGGAGGATACTATATTCATAGAATCCTTCCTGATGACTTCAGACACGGCAGCCGTCCTCAATATATACGGAATAGCCATTTGCTCAGGAAATTTTAGTATAACAGTGTGTTCAGCCCAGTTCAAAACACAGAAGCAcagtcattttttatgttatcggtgGCAATCGAGCAGGTGACTCACCCGATAGAAAGTGATTACCacagcccatggacatctgcgaCACCGGGGCTTGCAACGGCATTGCCGACCTTTAAGGAATACACtctttcttgaaggttcccaagttgtatcggttcggaaaaatctCCGGCGAaaactggttccacagagtgattcaaaatgtcttaaaaatcgcgctattgtggattttcggacatctagtaGAGTCCGAAAATCAGTAAGAGTTAATTCCCACCATTTCATGCCAAAAAATCAGACACGTCAGGGGAGAGATTAGGTGCACGACCAACGTCAACAACCATACGTTTAAATGTTGAACGAATCGTTTCATCGGTTCATCGGGACGGAATGAGGTGGAATATTTTTGGATACatcatttgttataatatacctaagaattataacaattttcagTATTTTGGTCTGGTAAATAAATGTTAGGTTACTTAATAGcgtcaaaatcaaagtattctttattaatgTAGGTTcaaaagcactttttaatcatCATGTTACAaagtagaattaaatataaagctaccaccggttcggtaagTAGATTATATAgagaattatatgaaattaaattcctatattatattataatttcacaatgtatatatatgtaatgacTAAAATAGTACCTAACACGGAGTTAGCACAAGTAAAACTGTCTGgcaatttaactttatatctaaagttatatacataaaatataaatatattactaataattataatatagactCGGAAGTTATAACAGCAACTTGGCATAAGTTAATTAGCTTAAACTACGTTTagcttacattttaaaaatgactaCCGCTGTAAAATCCCACAtttatcatttcaattattaataattattacgccTGTAAATGAATCACAACCAACGGACGGATAGTTTCTAGAAAAAACCGCGCAAATGAGAATCAGAGAAGTCacttgaaatgaaatatatatttcttcttcttaaaagtaatttactttaGACTACTTGAACAAATGTTTCTCGTGTAAAGAAGAAACATCAAAACACGGGGACAGTCAGATATGCATTGCATAAGATATACGCCCAAGCTAGCaggtaaaacaaaacaaaatataagttacTCGATTAAGGCGAACAAAGCAACGTATCCGAATCTCGTCAAGGCAGGAACCAGTGGCCAGTACATATTGAACGTTCGCGAAGTCGAGCCGCGTCGTTCGTTCGGTCATGACgttatagttttatatgaaGATGACGCctctatcgatagttttggctATAGTTGTTTTATATGTGTGCCGCGTACAAGGACGTAAGTTGAAATCCTGTTTGAAGTTGATGTTACGTTTCGGATCGACAtcctttatatgtttattatgcgTTGCAAGACTGACACTAAGACTTGACACATgccataatatatacatatatataaggcaAATGACATGTCCGATTGACTTTCAACGCGCATTTTAAAAGACAGAGtattgacatttgaaagaataATTCGTGAAGAAGCGAGAACCGAACCGCACTAAGTAAGGTGTTGTAACATACAAAATCAGTATTTACTCATATTTCACTTTATTTAGTGAGGTAAGTTAAATTTAACACACcagcatattaaattaaactaaaagcaTCATCTTAATCCAATCGACATATTTGAACTATCACATtttctatgaataattaaaaacattttaaaacgacTGACTGATATACAGAGCTCAGCTTAAACTGGTGGATCTAATAGGAATTCATATGGTACGGAGGTGAGCACTCAGGAAGgctttttcaaaattcatctcctATGAGAGTTAAATGGGTAATGAACGTTTGAATGGAAATTCGTCATTactaattttagaaatatggaaatcaaTGTTTAGACTTATAATAATGACATAGGTGTCAAAGATTATTAAAGATTCATCACCCAAGAGAAACTTAGAATGAAAACTTGTAAGGaagttcataatttaatttaattaaacattaaaatttttgaaaattcactACTCAAGAGGGTAAAATGGGGACGTAAGTAAGACTCGAAATTTGTCCCTTTCAATGTTTCCAATGTGGAAATCGATATTAGTCTtgcttttatgaataaaattttgttcTTAAAGTCCTTTTTTATGAAATGGTTTCTTGATGGAATCTTTAGGATCTTTAGGATAGGGAAATTTAGGATGAAAGATTGTACGGAATATGGTTcctcaatttttaatttagagaCATTGAAATCGGTGTACTAATAGTTGTATTTATGAGTAAAAGACCAAACTTACAGTGTTTCTACTTTCTGTTATCTTGATAAGTAGGTATTCAGCTAGTGATCAATCAATACGGTTATATAAGTTGTTGATATCAGACAAACGTGGCGCACGTCTAATGTtccttatacatataaatattaatgtaaatcataaatttaaattaagttcacAATAATGAAATTTCgaatcaatgttttatttagttacaaGATCGCACGGACATTTTTCGATATAGCAGGAAAATATCGTTCATCTAAAGGATAATTTTGAGTAACTGGTTTCCGAGTTCGATATAACACACTGTATTACTGCATTCGGAACTAAATGCAATGGAGACGATAAACGCTCTCAGATCAGCAGTAACACTTGTAACATGCTGGTGTAAAACTTCGTTCTGGCTAAAGTTTTCCagaaaaaataagataaattctAACGTAAATTTATTACCAAAACTTAAGTGATCTATAAAGTCCTATCGCTATAATTGCCGATGTGATAAAATTCGTTGAAAAAGCCCTAATAGGGcgctttaaaactttttacaagtTTTCAACAAAAAGTCAATGAACTATACAGATCGCACACAAtaatttgtgcaagcctgtttgGCTAAATACCActgactcatcagatattctaccgccaaacagtactcagtattattgtgttccagttataagggtgaatgagccagtgtaactacaggcacaagaaacataacatcttagttttcaaggtgcgcattggcaatgtagggtgtatttctcacagcgccattgtctttaGGAGGTGgtagccacttaccatcaggtccacttaccgtccacctacctatatcatattaagaatataattcgGAGGATTGCTTTATTTGGTAAGATAATTTTAGCCAAAATGTCAGGATCTCCTACTgatcttttatacatataaataaggaTTTTGTCTTTAATAGTCACGGAATATTTGACGAATTATAAATTTGTGACATCAGGGTAGACTAGAAAGAAATTGGAAAGGAGTCCAAGGGGggatttttagatttatattgcattatattgtatataggtatactttatatttttagatgtatataatatcttcAGGCAAATTcacataccccccccccccatagACGGAGAAACCTatagtattaaacaaatattaattataaatctttgagtttaatttattttaattactttcctCAAGGTACCAAACAACTATTTGTTTTCTCCGTATCCTTCCGTGCCACATTTTCTACCACCACCATAAACAATAACCAATTAGCGTAAATAAGATACACGTGGAACATCTTTACTGTCAATATCTCACGAGCTCGAGTATTTGCatgcaattataattttttacaattttcaacaTCTTTGGACGCTACCCACTGAAAAgtgattcattatttataaaaatccccgatgacttttaaataaatcctaattTATCATCAAGGGCTCCTGCAGTGAAGGTTGATGTGCGaccacatacataaaaaaatagattaatttacCTTTGTGAGTGactattttaaactatataaattaagacAGCGTTAAGCAAACCTACTTGATACTTTACAATAATTCAGTAAGCTCTTTATTTATCTATCAAACTTTATTacaaactagctgtgcccgcgacttcatgcgcattgtttgaatttaagttatttggatattgtagcgtgattttatatttattctatacataattctaaaataaaagtagcctaagttactccttattacatccactatctgccagtgaaagtcccgtcgatatctgttcagccgttccagagattagccggaacaaacagacagacaaaaattgtaaaaatgttattttggtatatgtaccgtgtatacatacatatgcatttagtaaaaatgggttattttaatattacaaacagacactccaattttattatatgtatagatattcaAGCTAAGAAGGGCATAGGACGACACTTGATAGTTTTCGCGGTTATTTActaacgattatttttttctgttcatCCTTGCTGACAATCTTTATCTTCTgcttctattatttatatttatatactttttctcGGTCGAAAGTTAAAGATAGATAGTTCGATAAACAGACATATATTGGTCGATGTCacatatattatgatgtatactaatattataaagaggttaaatttgcaaatacaaattaagcacatacatttagtggtgcttgcacCGAGTTTGAAttcagaatcatcggttaagatttacatCTTGTAACCATAAACTGGGCCATTGCGgcttaagtaaattatttactaatttattaaaacgaacCACATAAAGCTAATTCCTAACAAaactgcaataaataaaatcgagaCTTAAATGATTCAACTTTCATTTCAACACAATAAATTATCGGCAGTGAGAAAAACCCAAACTTCAAAAACAAatcaagtaaaaatattgatacaagttttggcattttttaaataatgtcgtGTTCAACGAACGACATGACCgcagaaaaattaatattttcaaattatttactgGCCTGGTCCataggcaatggtgaccacaGAACGGATAGCCCAGCAGCGaggtactttttataaatataaaaaaaaaacctagagAATGTTAATAACTCATCAAATAATTCCGTACAGTacgtttttataaacaatatttttcgtcTATGTCGGTATGCTACgtcgtatgtatgtacgtattttcgtttattttaatgcaaaagCTAAATGAATGTATActaaatataagcaatattaaatataagtcatgaattatttatcaaaaacattCCCAACACACACAAACTGAGaagcgaaataaaattaaatatatcaaaagtcgAACGGTGGAATAAAATTGTTGGATAAATCTAGCGCGATACAGTGGAAATGTGGTAACACAAactcaaacatacatataaggAAACTATGTAAACATTTGTAACTAGGAAATATCAATCTGCAGgaaatactttactttaataCAACACACACAACACAATTGTACAAATATACTGATATTAAAATAGCaacttaaaatttctaaaattacAGAGTCGCAATGTGTCTCGCCGACTGGGGTTAAAGGGCAGTGCATATCAATATTCGAATGCCCAGCGCTGCTGGCGTTATTAAACAAAAGAGACAAGGAAAAGGAGGACGTGAAACTTTTAAAAGATTCTCACTGCGGGTTCATTAAACAACATATACCAAAGGTAACAAACACTCAGAAACTATTTAACTTGGCAGCTGATTTTGGaatgatacaattaaaattttacttcaaattcaaatttaaattgacagACCTAGTTGGTCTTATTTATTAAGGGGTCACGTATTCTTTAAGGCAGTAACAACATATTGCATGCAAGTACATAAGGATGCTTCAGCCTCAGCGATGATCCTTCAAGCTAAAGAAGTCTTACCGAGCCAGACTAACAAGACTCAAATTCGAGTCATTAACCCGTAGGACGATGGTTGATCACGTAAAGATCTGTGAACATATTTGAACAGGTCCACCTCGTCAGTTTAAAGCAACTTATCATAACACTATTAGTTTAGATATAGTATCAATTCGCATAACTAAAATCATTAAAGACAAATCTAAAGTAATAGCGACTAAGACGTTTCTAACGCAATTCGTACTTCTCAtctcaatgtatttaaggtacttaataggataaaaaataatgctgtattgtttaaaattgcttcgaaaataagccattatttatcgtaaaaagtaaaggataaaatatggttgttgtgggctatccttaagagatagacatataccatcgcggacttttttgaagacctttttaatgtGTACCAACAATACTTCaaaaacttctaaaattatcagtgtttctttattaactttatatattatacatataaaacttcctcttgaatcaatctatccgcatcaaaatccgttgtgtaattttaaagatctaagcatatacagggacagacagcggtaagcgactttgttttatactaatgtaatgattaattatttcagGTATGCTGTGAAATAATTGTGGATACGACAGATCGTAGATGCTTTACACCAGATGCGAACATTGGAACGTGTATCAGTTTATACTCGTGCCCGCCGTTGAGGAACTTATTAAGACCACCAATCTCAAAAGAAGATTTGGCTTTCGTACAAAACTCTAAGTAATGTAATAATTCCTAGACTCTTTGCTTATATTACACATAcgaacattttaaacaaaacactcATTTCTACTCAGCCAATTCAGACGTTGCATTtgcaaataatgaaaataagaggtaattaattgtaaatatgacttttcttttttgttagtttttatttacgacaccTAAACAATAGCTTATTTTAaaggcttaatttttttaagcgacgataatttttaaatattatttcataggtGTGAAGGTCCGGACCAGTACAGCGTATGTTGTGGATCTCAAATCAAAACAACGATAAAACGATCTGAATGCGGGCCCTCGATAGCTCCTCCCGACCCACGTACGGAATGTTGTGGACTCGAGACATACACCGACAACCGAATTCTAGGTaaacttaatacatatttactgGTCACTTGAACACTACTGAAAAAACAATGAGGAGCTGTTTCGATAGATTCTACCCAGATACCATCCGAAAATCAAATTTCGGCAAATCGACTTTTTTCCTATTACaggcaaaaataaaagtttattctcTGCATAAATTTGAACAAGTTTCAAggcaagttttaaataattttaggctTTGAACATTAAGCAACTCCTTTAGATTTTAGTAACGCTGAATGTATGAAAATCACTAGCCGTTGATGTTGGCAGTCCAGACACGATTGCTAGTGTTCACGGCAAAAAGATGGTTCTGGTTTACCTTACTGTTCTAAATTTCCAATGATAAAGacctcttaaatataaataggtcTGATAATTCTTTCTACATTATTATACTTTCATATTTAGTAATTTGTTATCTCCAGGTGGTAATGCAACAGCAATAGACCAACATCCCTGGTTGACGATCCTGGAATACCGCGGCGTTAAAGATAATAAGATCAAATTGCTTTGCGGAGGAGCTCTGATTAGTAGCCAATATGTTTTGACGGCTGGTCATTGTGTTGTCGGACCAGTGTTGCGAATTGGTGAACTGTAAGTATTAtagcaatttatatattttccatttaatttaatcgacACTAGTTCCATCACTGTACGACCCAATCTATGTGACGATCATGAGTTGACATCGACGTGTTTTTagaatgcatttattttttaaattgttgaaagtatatatttttatctttaataaataggAGTTCTAATTTATGCCATAAAATTGGAAACATTTCTGAGCAAGCTGCTGAAAATTAGACAGTTAGCCGTTAAGGGAAACAAATGGCGAATACCCATCGCTGTCCAAACATCTTACATTCTAGAACTTTTTCTCAATATGAATTTGtctataatttcattaaaaatccaTCGAAACGTCACAATTAGCTAAGATTGCAAATCTAAAAACCCACCttccgttttatttttaattcatcttcCAGGGCTTGGCAAAAACAACCACAATAAATAAGGATTTCTTTAGAAAATTTTGAGATCACTACAACACTAATACGGATACTTAAGAGAACtcgtcatttatattatatctgtagttttttttagaataaacgTTCGTCTCGGTGAATACGACACTTCATCCGAAGGACAAGACTGTATACAACCTAATTACAGTGACGTAGATTGTACCGATTCACCAGTCATACTGCCTATTGAAAAAGTCATACCGCACAGAGATTACAATCCTGGATCACAGCTTAAAAGAAATGATATAGCTTTACTTAGATTAAAAAGTGAAGCTCCATATACTGGTAAGCACGCTTTACTAGCACagcgtttaatataataatctaataaacaataaatatatatatatataatgtcgcactataaaataattaaaacacagAGCCAATTTTAGTATCTTGGTGAGCGCGTGTGTACAGCTAAGCTTGACAATGACCAAACATCATAGTACTACTTTACTGtcgtgcgtgtacttagtggccaactgCTGGCTACTTTTTTTTCGACACTTTCTCACTATAGACAAAATCTTGACAGTACCCGTCTCGACAgagaaacattgaaaataataataaatttggaaATTTTAGTAGAAATTCTACTAAAATGTCAGAACTACTAGTTATTATTTGCATTCATATAGGATCATTCTTGAGTTAGGATATTTACTATTATGCGACGGCTCACGTGGAAGTAAGTCGAACGCGGATAAAAAGACGCGGATCTGCTAACAGTACAACATCTTATCATCTGACATCATAtctaaaaatctttatattgtaattgttagttaaaattaatcCAGATACTTATTATATCCAACTTCAATCTAAATGACCATTGGTCGGTACGTGCTAATTGCACACAACGCGATGGGCGTGGCATGAAGCCAATTGTTTAATTTGGcatgacaataataaaaaaaaataaagaaggcACTCGTCGTTTTGACACAGTAACTAGTTTTCTGAATTGTTAAGAAGCACTTAGAGTTTAAATCGTCACTATCGTCCCCTACGGATTTACGAATGCaggaaataatcattttttttaataggaaatTGATTAATATGCTCGCATATCATTTAAGCTCTGCTCTACTCATATATATTGTACTAATGTTATGTAGACTTCATCCGGCCTATATGTCTACCATACGAAGACATCACGCAGACAACAGGCACGCAATTTCTCGAAGTCGCTGGATGGGGTGCGGTCAGCGAAATCAAGAGTTACAGCAATGTGAAACTCCACGTATTTTTACCTTACAAACCTTTAAAGGTAAATTGAGTTAATACTAAAACAAACCAAATGATGCAATGGTCTTATCCCAAAAACGTAAATGTTCCACAGCTGGGCaaaagcctcctctccttttcagaaaaatatttgGAGCTCACTCCACAACGCTGCCTTAAAGCGGTTTGATAGAtttctatacaatattttcacTCGACACATACAGGTTcgactcacgatgttttctttcaccaccactaaaaataataaacacatttatttcgCAGACATTGATACCACAGTTTTAACCCACGAAGACATACATGTCTATTAAATAAAGTCAAAAATTCAAAGAATTCCTTATGTCTTACACCCAAAATTCACCAATTTTAAAACGGAAGCTTCCTTAGAATATTCAAGATTCTGCCAGAACAGTCAGTCAGAACTTTGCCTTAAATATATCTGTCACTGTTATACTATTACTACACTATGtcacttttataaaattgtataaaaagtatcaaacatgaacttgaaatttataaagggagaaataataacttcattttaaaaaaacatattcataattatctattgatatattctattgtatgcaaatatttataatgagatatgatatttcaaatagatattatatatatagattgaaaatttttatatgtaagtaaGTAGCAGAATTATTGAAACAACgcattaataatagttttttttttttttataaatcatctatCAACAGGAATGTCAGCAAGCTTATGAAGTTCAAGGTCGCAAATTGAAGTTATGGCACAAGCAAATATGTGCCGGTGGGGATAAGGGTAAAGATTCTTGTAAAGGGGACTCGGGAGGACCCCTTATGACTCACAACAACAGGAGGATATACCAGATCGTTGGAGTTGTGAGTTTCGGCCCCACACCCTGTGGCACGGAGAATGTTCCCGGGGTCTATACCAAAGTTTACGACTACCTACCCTGGATACGGAGTGAAATGAAACCTTGAATAATAGAATAGtacctttaattaaaataagtcattaaatttttctatgTTTATAATTGAAGTGTTTTTTGTGTCACATATCCACTTTACTGCAAAACTAAAACGTGAAAGAACTtcgaaaagttcattagtttcctATGTTGTCGCGGGTGTTtctggtaccgtcgttacttctgattttccataacacaagtgctttagttacttacattgggatcatacagtgatgttgtccaatatttataattattttatgtttacacaCGATCGATATATAGGTACGATCTACGTATATTTACAACTAGCTGTCTGAAGGATATAAAAGCGTGATATAAACTCGATAGCAAGTTTGTTGATTAACTCGAAGGattgaataattgaataatgattgaataattt
Coding sequences within:
- the LOC135193287 gene encoding phenoloxidase-activating enzyme-like → MKMTPLSIVLAIVVLYVCRVQGQSQCVSPTGVKGQCISIFECPALLALLNKRDKEKEDVKLLKDSHCGFIKQHIPKVCCEIIVDTTDRRCFTPDANIGTCISLYSCPPLRNLLRPPISKEDLAFVQNSKCEGPDQYSVCCGSQIKTTIKRSECGPSIAPPDPRTECCGLETYTDNRILGGNATAIDQHPWLTILEYRGVKDNKIKLLCGGALISSQYVLTAGHCVVGPVLRIGELINVRLGEYDTSSEGQDCIQPNYSDVDCTDSPVILPIEKVIPHRDYNPGSQLKRNDIALLRLKSEAPYTDFIRPICLPYEDITQTTGTQFLEVAGWGAVSEIKSYSNVKLHVFLPYKPLKECQQAYEVQGRKLKLWHKQICAGGDKGKDSCKGDSGGPLMTHNNRRIYQIVGVVSFGPTPCGTENVPGVYTKVYDYLPWIRSEMKP